From a region of the Salminus brasiliensis chromosome 4, fSalBra1.hap2, whole genome shotgun sequence genome:
- the LOC140555021 gene encoding uncharacterized protein, producing MAGMVGFQTQIASVMEVFANAAVEEICKLVEISYSQLQIEMLKHQKENNLLKRKLKMIEIREAFYKRSHKLKGPDGKVSGRMVRVRIRSVDTQHSGEGVETPRAPENLIPASSQETVQQPLLQSVEDEDPDVLIIKEERVDSTRNKEPDLQQNLGDERGNQFRLSEDGENFLEQNTEQMCQQQCDREGRDFLKEENLEQHVAEDDRDAQMIEGSPKESCSEAEPEADLHPAANASWDGGRFEAASHSLSYPGPDCGVGTSINEYYIHGGTGETLCHFGTQMNLNSSTLPDVDGHLTHGEELPGADTMVPQCEVPPFKPGFPPQLMKERFVCKYCGKAFPNTSALVLHQRVHTGEKPYYCTLCGKRFSQSSSLKKHYSIHLGEKPFRCVHCGKQFSDQSNLRKHVNVHTGEKPYGCSQCGKTFNQSSNLKTHMKIHTREKPFGCERCGQIFAYKNSLLKHQQKNCLVQQSPVGQFYAPDH from the exons ATGGCCGGAATGGTGGGCTTTCAGACGCAGATCGCCTCGGTGATGGAGGTTTTCGCTAATGCTGCTGTGGAGGAGATCTGTAAGCTGGTGGAGATCAGCTACAGCCAGCTGCAGATAGAGATGCTGAAGCACCAGAAGGAGAACAACCTCCTGAAGAGGAAACTCAAGATGATCGAAATCAGGGAGGCGTTTTATAAAAGATCTCACAAACTGAAGGGTCCGGACGGTAAAGTGTCAG gCAGAATGGTCCGGGTGAGGATTAGATCTGTGGATACTCAGCACTCCGGGGAAGGTGTGGAGACGCCCAGAGCTCCAGAGAATTTAATCCCAGCGTCCAGTCAGGAG actgTTCAGCAGCCGTTACTGCAGAGTGTGGAGGATGAAGATCCGGACGTGCTCATCATTAAAGAAGAGAGAGTGGATTCAACCCGGAATAAAGAACCGGATCTGCAGCAGAACCTGGGAGATGAAC GAGGGAACCAGTTCAGGCTTTCTGAGGACGGAGAGAATTTCCTGGAGCAGAACACCGAACAGATGTGTCAACAGCAG TGTGACCGAGAGGGGCGTGATTTTCTTAAAGAAGAGAATCTGGAGCAGCATGTGGCAGAAGATGACCGAGACGCGCAGATGATTGAGG GAAGTCCTAAGGAGAGTTGTTCTGAAGCAGAACCTGAAGCTGACCTGCACCCTGCTGCTAATGCTTCATGGGACGGTGGCAGGTTTGAGGCAGCCAGCCACAGTCTGTCCTATCCTGGACCGGACTGCGGTGTAGGAACCTCCATCAACGAGTACTACATACACGGAGGCACGGGGGAGACTCTGTGCCACTTTGGGACGCAGATGAACTTGAACAGTTCCACTCTTCCAGATGTGGACGGTCATCTAACGCACGGGGAAGAGCTGCCCGGGGCCGACACCATGGTTCCTCAGTGTGAGGTTCCTCCATTCAAGCCAGGATTTCCTCCACAGCTGATGAAGGAGAGGTTTGTGTGTAAATACTGTGGAAAGGCCTTCCCCAACACCAGTGCACTGGTTTTACACCAGAgagttcacactggagagaagcccTACTACTGTACGCTCTGCGGGAAGCGGTTCAGCCAGTCGTCTAGCCTGAAGAAACATTACAGCATTCACCTGGGCGAGAAGCCCTTCAGGTGCGTCCACTGCGGCAAGCAGTTCTCAGACCAGAGCAACCTGAGAAAGCATGTAAACGTCCACACGGGTGAGAAACCATATGGCTGCAGCCAGTGTGGAAAAACCTTTAACCAGTCTTCCAACCTAAAAACGCACATGAAGATCCATACGCGCGAGAAGCCCTTCGGGTGTGAACGATGCGGGCAGATATTCGCCTACAAAAACAGCTTGTTAAAACACCAACAGAAGAACTGTCTGGTTCAACAAAGCCCAGTTGGACAGTTCTACGCTCCAGATCATTAG
- the LOC140555022 gene encoding uncharacterized protein, whose translation MPGVDFQSQISSIMEMLANAAVAEICKVIEDGCAVLQLEISQSLKENEYLRRRVSVMERALLPTERETAASGGFSQLKRPAVSSRIEHRSTDQHGAGSIKDELVDLENEADVLIVKEEKLQTVCGDVSCSVQASVRSDLCRTERVCIADAAAFPSEEPNYETEKCRRSSEEVEPAVSAESTGQNVTVINTVDTIENGVDQTEAIVSMDTNTACEGAETAGSGFDQHLEFLSAQQSCSNTVVKPDFLTVEPGPAEEELDGLGACLQRGSDELVSTRRELQHRHGASEQHILGFVDSLSGTSLDHVPWICHPQGHSNQTHSGPQNLRGDAPLDCGVCGQSFSHVRQLKHHERVHTEEKVFRCGRCGRQFPQLCRLKRHERVHTGEKPFRCARCGKHFAQANNLKVHQSVHTGERRFSCAQCGKNFSFLSNLIRHKAVHTGK comes from the exons ATGCCGGGGGTGGATTTCCAGTCTCAGATATCCTCTATAATGGAGATGTTAGCCAACGCGGCTGTGGCGGAAATCTGTAAGGTTATCGAGGACGGCTGTGCTGTCCTGCAGCTGGAGATCTCCCAGAGCCTGAAAGAGAACGAGTATCTGAGGAGGAGAGTCAGTGTGATGGAGAGAGCCTTACTgcccactgagagagagactgccgCTTCAG GAGGCTTTTCCCAGTTAAAGAGACCGGCAGTGTCCAGCAGAATTGAACACAGATCTACAGACCAGCATGGAGCAGGCAGCATTAAGGATGAG CTTGTAGACCTGGAAAACGAGGCAGATGTTCTTAtagtcaaagaagaaaagctacAAACAGTTTGCGGTGACGTCTCTTGCAGTGTGCAGG CATCTGTCAGATCTGACCTGTGTCGGACAGAGAGGGTGTGTATTGCAGATGCAGCAGCTTTCCCTTCTGAAGAACCAAACTATGAAACTGAGAAATGCAGAAGAAGCTCTGAGGAG GTTGAACCTGCTGTGAGTGCAGAGTCTACAGGGCAGAATGTTACTGTTATTAACACCGTGGATACGATTGAAAACG GAGTCGACCAAACTGAGGCTATCGTCAGTATGGACACGAATACAGCATGTGAGGGAGCCGAGACAGCAGGAAGTGGCTTTGATCAACATTTGGAATTTCTGTCAGCTCAGCAGTCTTGTTCCAACACTGTCGTGAAGCCAGATTTCCTAACTGTTGAACCTGGACCTGCAGAAGAGGAACTGGATGGACTAGGAGCATGTCTGCAAAGAGGCTCGGATGAACTGGTTAGCACACGGCGTGAGCTCCAGCACAGACACGGGGCTTCTGAACAGCATATCTTAGGCTTTGTTGACTCACTTAGCGGCACGAGTTTAGACCATGTGCCTTGGATATGTCACCCTCAGGGTCATTCTAATCAAACTCACAGTGGACCTCAAAATCTGCGTGGAGATGCACCGTTGGACTGCGGTGTGTGCGGCCAAAGCTTCAGCCATGTGAGGCAGCTGAAGCACCATGAGCGAGTCCACACAGAGGAGAAAGTGTTCCGCTGTGGCCGCTGTGGCCGGCAGTTTCCTCAGCTGTGCAGACTGAAACGCCACGAGAGGGTCCACACCGGAGAAAAGCCGTTCCGCTGCGCCAGGTGTGGTAAGCATTTTGCACAGGCCAATAACCTGAAGGTGCACCAGAGCGTTCACACGGGAGAGAGACGATTCAGCTGTGCTCAGTGTGGGAAGAATTTCTCTTTCCTCAGCAACCTTATACGTCATAAAGCAGTTCACACTGGAAAGTAA